The following is a genomic window from Verrucomicrobiia bacterium.
TAAGACAAAGCAGTTGGCACAGTTTCCGGAGATGGGGCGAGTGGTGCCAGAGTTTGATGACCTTAATCTGCGTGAATTGATAAGAAGTCCGTATCGGATAGTTTACCGGGTAAATAATGAGCGACAGCAGATTGAAGTGGCGCGTTTCTGGCATGGAGCCAGAGGCACACCGGAGATGAATGGATAAGTGGTTGCTTGGTTTAAATATTTTTGAATCGAAAGACATGCAAGCTATGAATCGTCGTCAGTTTATTCAACGCGCAGGCACGGCCGGTCTGGCTGTGGCGGGTGCGAGTGCTTTTGGTTCCAATCTTTTTGCGGCGGAGACCGCGAAGAAGACGTATCCCAAGGGCAAAGCGGAGCATTGCATCATGATCTGGCTGGGCGGTGGTCCGGCGCAAATGGATACGTGGGATCCGAAGCGCCTCGGTGATCCGGAAAAAAAGATC
Proteins encoded in this region:
- a CDS encoding type II toxin-antitoxin system RelE/ParE family toxin, with amino-acid sequence MDYKVILAPRAVRDLQQIIRYIACDNPERARTFGRELIAKTKQLAQFPEMGRVVPEFDDLNLRELIRSPYRIVYRVNNERQQIEVARFWHGARGTPEMNG